In Rhodobacteraceae bacterium LMO-JJ12, a single window of DNA contains:
- the argH gene encoding argininosuccinate lyase yields the protein MTDKTSNAMWGGRFAAGPDAIMEAINASIGYDQRMAAQDIAGSRAHAAMLAATGIVSDSDAEAMREGLLTVLSEIEGGRFEFSAALEDIHMNVEARLKEVIGEAAGRLHTGRSRNDQVATDFKLWVRDQIDAAIAGIDALIGAFLDQAEAGADWVMPGFTHLQVAQPVTWGHHMMAYVEMLGRDCSRFADARARMNESPLGAAALAGTSFPIDREMTAEALGFDRPAANSLDAVSDRDFALEFLSCASICAVHLSRFAEELVIWSSAQFRFVTLSDRFSTGSSIMPQKKNPDAAELIRAKIGRIFGANVALMMVMKGLPLAYSKDMQEDKEQVFDAADNLMLALAAMTGMVKDMSANRASLEAAAGAGFSTATDLADWLVRALGLPFRDAHHITGSLVALAESRGCDLPDLSLEDMKGVHGAITEDVFSVLGVQNSVASRTSYGGTAPSEVRAQIARWRKERG from the coding sequence ATGACCGACAAAACCAGCAACGCAATGTGGGGCGGCCGTTTTGCCGCCGGACCGGACGCGATCATGGAGGCAATCAACGCCTCGATCGGATACGATCAGCGGATGGCAGCGCAGGACATTGCCGGCTCACGTGCCCATGCCGCCATGTTGGCCGCCACAGGCATCGTGAGTGATAGCGATGCCGAAGCGATGAGGGAAGGCCTGCTCACGGTGTTGTCAGAGATCGAGGGCGGAAGGTTCGAATTTTCCGCTGCTTTGGAAGACATTCACATGAATGTCGAGGCGCGGCTGAAAGAAGTGATCGGCGAGGCGGCGGGACGGCTTCACACGGGGCGGTCGCGCAACGATCAGGTGGCGACCGATTTTAAGCTCTGGGTGCGTGATCAGATTGACGCGGCGATTGCCGGGATTGACGCGTTGATCGGCGCGTTTCTGGATCAGGCCGAAGCGGGGGCCGATTGGGTGATGCCGGGCTTTACCCATTTGCAGGTCGCACAGCCGGTGACATGGGGGCATCACATGATGGCCTATGTCGAGATGTTGGGACGGGACTGTTCGCGGTTTGCGGATGCGCGCGCACGGATGAACGAAAGCCCGTTGGGTGCGGCGGCGCTGGCGGGGACATCTTTTCCGATTGATCGCGAGATGACGGCAGAGGCACTGGGGTTTGATCGGCCGGCGGCGAATTCGCTGGATGCGGTTTCGGATCGTGATTTCGCGTTGGAATTCTTAAGCTGTGCCAGCATTTGCGCCGTGCATCTGAGCCGGTTTGCAGAAGAATTGGTAATTTGGTCTTCGGCCCAGTTCCGCTTTGTTACCCTGTCGGACCGGTTTTCGACCGGCTCGTCCATCATGCCGCAGAAGAAGAACCCGGATGCGGCGGAATTGATTCGTGCCAAGATCGGGCGGATTTTCGGGGCCAATGTCGCCCTGATGATGGTGATGAAGGGTCTGCCGCTGGCTTATTCCAAGGACATGCAGGAAGACAAGGAACAGGTGTTTGACGCCGCTGACAACTTGATGCTGGCGCTGGCGGCGATGACCGGAATGGTCAAGGATATGTCGGCCAATCGCGCAAGCCTTGAAGCGGCGGCGGGTGCTGGGTTTTCGACCGCAACCGATTTGGCAGATTGGCTGGTGCGCGCGCTGGGCCTGCCGTTTCGCGACGCGCATCACATCACCGGCAGCCTTGTGGCATTGGCCGAAAGCCGGGGCTGTGATTTGCCCGATCTGAGCCTTGAGGATATGAAGGGTGTGCATGGCGCGATTACCGAGGATGTGTTTTCGGTGCTTGGCGTGCAAAACTCGGTGGCCTCACGCACGTCTTATGGTGGCACGGCGCCAAGCGAAGTGCGTGCGCAGATTGCCAGATGGCGGAAGGAGAGGGGATGA
- the lysA gene encoding diaminopimelate decarboxylase, giving the protein MDHFLYRDGALFAEDVAVAEIAAAVGTPFYCYSSATLERHYRLFDEALEGVEHLVCYAIKAASNLAILKLLGDLGAGMDVVSAGEYARARAAGVPGERIVFSGVGKTEAEMRMALEGGIRQFNVESEPELERLNAVALSLGVKAPITLRVNPDVDAKTHAKIATGKSENKFGIPIAKARAVYAEAAAMEGLEVIGVDVHIGSQLTDLEPFRQAYEKVAALTEVLRADGHDIRRLDLGGGLGIPYTRSNEAPPLPLEYGAMIKETLGHLGCEIEIEPGRLVAGNAGILVSEVVYVKEGEGRDFLILDAAMNDLLRPAMYDAHHDIIPVIEAEAGAEPARYDVVGPVCESGDTFARGRDMTALVAGDLVAFRSAGAYGAVMASEYNSRPLIPEVLVRGDQFAVIRPRPSLEEMLGRDSIPEWL; this is encoded by the coding sequence ATGGACCATTTTCTTTACCGCGACGGCGCGCTTTTCGCCGAAGATGTGGCGGTGGCCGAAATTGCTGCGGCTGTCGGCACGCCGTTTTATTGCTATTCCTCTGCGACGCTGGAGCGGCATTATCGTTTGTTTGACGAGGCGCTTGAGGGCGTCGAGCATCTGGTTTGCTATGCCATCAAGGCGGCATCGAACCTGGCCATTCTGAAGCTTCTGGGTGATTTGGGCGCCGGGATGGATGTGGTCTCGGCCGGGGAATATGCGCGCGCGCGCGCCGCCGGTGTGCCGGGCGAGCGGATTGTTTTTTCCGGTGTGGGCAAGACCGAGGCCGAGATGCGCATGGCGCTTGAGGGTGGGATTCGCCAGTTCAACGTCGAATCCGAGCCGGAATTGGAGCGGTTGAATGCGGTCGCGCTGAGCCTTGGCGTAAAAGCGCCGATCACGCTGCGGGTGAACCCGGATGTCGATGCCAAGACCCATGCCAAGATCGCGACGGGCAAGAGCGAGAACAAGTTCGGCATTCCGATTGCCAAGGCGCGCGCGGTTTATGCCGAGGCGGCGGCGATGGAGGGTTTGGAGGTTATCGGGGTTGATGTGCATATTGGCTCGCAACTGACCGATCTGGAACCGTTTCGCCAGGCCTATGAGAAGGTCGCGGCGCTGACCGAGGTCTTGCGCGCGGATGGGCATGATATTCGCCGTCTCGATCTGGGGGGCGGGCTTGGCATTCCTTATACGCGTTCAAACGAGGCCCCCCCCTTGCCGCTGGAATATGGCGCGATGATCAAGGAAACACTGGGCCATCTGGGCTGTGAGATCGAGATTGAGCCGGGGCGGCTGGTGGCCGGAAACGCGGGTATCCTGGTCTCGGAAGTGGTTTATGTGAAAGAGGGTGAGGGGCGCGATTTCTTGATTCTGGACGCGGCGATGAACGATCTTTTGCGCCCGGCGATGTATGATGCGCATCACGATATCATTCCCGTGATTGAGGCCGAAGCAGGTGCTGAACCGGCGCGCTATGACGTTGTGGGGCCGGTGTGTGAGAGTGGCGATACCTTTGCGCGTGGGCGCGACATGACCGCGCTCGTGGCAGGGGATCTGGTAGCGTTTCGCAGTGCGGGGGCTTACGGCGCGGTGATGGCCAGCGAATATAATTCCCGCCCCCTGATCCCAGAGGTTCTGGTGCGGGGTGATCAATTCGCTGTCATACGGCCACGTCCGAGCTTGGAAGAAATGCTTGGACGCGATAGCATTCCCGAGTGGCTCTGA
- a CDS encoding TIGR02302 family protein — protein MAERITRGFWPLWSVGFVVIAALMLGLHEVLPLGAVWALGALALGAVVWFGVRGLRLFRWPRQSEALARLDATMPGRPIGAMLDNQVIGFDDPASRAVWAAHQAQMRERAAAAKPVAPDLRIASRDPFGLRFMAVLALLVALLFGSLWRVASVSELGVGLGPAQAASGPSWEGWIEPPGYTGLPVLYLNDLAEGALSAPWGSRITLRLYGKPGAISVSETVSNRPDVADRSADGAGVMAQDFTLERSGTLSIDGEGGRSWEVAVLADLPPEIDITGEAEASAVGAFTMPFVASDDYEVVSGRALITLDLEAIDRRYGLARAPEQRPAIEVNLPMPVVRGRDDFEEVLVEDFSQHPWANLPVSITLLARDAAGNEGESPAHSLKLAARKFFDPLAAAVIEQRRDLLWNRENAARVAQVLRAVSNRPGDVFRKETSYLRLRHTLRRLETGITIGLDDARRDEIAQSLWELALQLEDGTLADALERMRQAQERLSEAMKNGASDAEIARLMEELREATRDYMAQLERQFAEENQGDGTDQPDQGKRDENMTVMNQDDIQRMMDRIQELMEQGRMAEAQQALDEFQQMMENMRMAEGQGGKGQSPGQQALEGLGDTLRGQQGLSDRAFRDLQEQFNPNANAGENQGNEGRSGGQGRGQSHEGQGDGRGQAQGEGEGQSPGQSEGEGQQQGAGEGGVQPLEQSLAERQRALRRQLSEQQRGLPGAGTPEGDAAREALDRAGRAMDGAEDALRQDDLAEAIDKQAEAMEALRDSIRSLGEALAQGEQGTPGQQGQSQENFAGGGGRQSDPLGRNLNGRPGVDDDMLQGEDVYRRARDLLDEIRRRTGDQSRPEPERNYLERLLDRF, from the coding sequence TTGGCCGAACGGATCACGCGCGGTTTTTGGCCGCTGTGGTCGGTGGGCTTTGTGGTGATTGCGGCGCTGATGCTGGGGCTGCATGAGGTGTTGCCGCTTGGGGCCGTGTGGGCGCTGGGCGCGCTGGCGCTGGGAGCGGTTGTGTGGTTCGGGGTGCGCGGCCTGCGGTTGTTTCGCTGGCCACGCCAGAGCGAGGCGCTGGCGCGGCTGGATGCGACCATGCCGGGGCGCCCGATAGGGGCCATGCTCGACAATCAGGTGATTGGGTTTGATGACCCCGCTTCGCGCGCCGTTTGGGCCGCGCATCAGGCGCAGATGCGCGAACGCGCCGCGGCGGCGAAGCCGGTGGCGCCCGATCTGCGCATCGCGTCGCGTGACCCTTTCGGGCTGCGATTCATGGCGGTGCTGGCGTTACTGGTGGCGCTGTTGTTCGGTTCGCTCTGGCGGGTTGCCTCGGTGAGCGAGTTGGGCGTTGGCCTCGGGCCTGCGCAGGCGGCGTCGGGGCCGAGCTGGGAAGGGTGGATCGAACCGCCGGGCTATACCGGGCTGCCGGTTCTTTACCTCAATGATCTTGCCGAAGGGGCATTGAGCGCGCCTTGGGGGAGTCGCATCACGCTCAGGCTATATGGCAAGCCGGGGGCGATTTCAGTGAGCGAAACGGTTTCGAACCGGCCCGACGTTGCCGATAGGTCGGCTGACGGGGCCGGGGTCATGGCGCAGGATTTCACGCTGGAGCGCTCCGGCACGCTCAGCATTGACGGCGAGGGCGGGCGCAGCTGGGAGGTTGCGGTACTCGCCGATTTGCCGCCCGAGATTGACATTACCGGCGAGGCCGAGGCCAGCGCGGTGGGGGCCTTTACCATGCCGTTTGTCGCCAGCGACGATTACGAGGTGGTCTCGGGGCGGGCGTTGATTACGCTTGATCTGGAGGCGATTGATCGCCGCTATGGCTTGGCGCGCGCGCCTGAACAACGCCCGGCGATTGAAGTGAACCTGCCTATGCCAGTGGTGCGCGGGCGTGATGATTTCGAGGAGGTTCTGGTCGAGGATTTCAGTCAGCATCCATGGGCCAACCTACCGGTGAGCATCACCCTTTTGGCGCGCGATGCGGCGGGTAATGAAGGCGAGAGCCCGGCGCACTCTCTCAAACTGGCGGCGCGCAAGTTTTTTGATCCGCTGGCCGCGGCGGTGATTGAACAGCGCCGTGATCTTTTGTGGAACCGAGAGAACGCTGCACGGGTCGCCCAGGTGTTGCGGGCGGTGTCGAACCGCCCCGGCGATGTGTTTCGCAAAGAGACCAGCTATCTTCGGTTGCGCCACACTCTGCGACGGCTGGAGACGGGTATAACCATCGGGTTGGACGATGCGCGGCGCGATGAGATTGCCCAGTCGCTCTGGGAATTGGCGCTGCAACTGGAAGACGGCACGTTGGCGGATGCGTTGGAGCGGATGCGGCAGGCGCAGGAGCGTTTGAGCGAGGCGATGAAGAATGGCGCCTCGGACGCCGAGATTGCCCGACTTATGGAAGAATTGCGCGAGGCGACGCGCGATTATATGGCGCAGCTTGAGCGCCAGTTTGCCGAGGAAAATCAAGGTGATGGCACCGATCAGCCGGATCAGGGCAAGCGCGACGAGAACATGACGGTGATGAACCAGGATGATATCCAGCGCATGATGGATCGCATTCAGGAGTTGATGGAACAGGGCCGCATGGCTGAGGCGCAACAGGCCTTGGACGAGTTCCAGCAGATGATGGAAAACATGCGCATGGCCGAAGGCCAGGGCGGCAAGGGGCAATCGCCCGGCCAGCAGGCGCTGGAAGGGTTGGGCGACACCCTGCGGGGGCAGCAGGGGCTGTCGGACCGGGCGTTCCGCGATCTTCAGGAACAGTTCAATCCGAACGCCAATGCGGGAGAAAACCAAGGCAACGAAGGCCGCTCGGGCGGCCAGGGCCGGGGCCAGAGCCATGAAGGGCAGGGCGATGGACGCGGTCAGGCGCAGGGTGAAGGGGAAGGCCAATCGCCCGGTCAGTCCGAAGGTGAGGGCCAGCAGCAAGGGGCCGGCGAGGGCGGGGTGCAGCCGTTGGAGCAATCGCTGGCCGAGCGGCAGCGTGCCTTGCGCCGCCAACTCAGCGAGCAGCAACGCGGATTGCCGGGGGCGGGCACGCCAGAGGGCGATGCGGCGCGCGAGGCGCTGGATCGCGCCGGACGTGCCATGGACGGCGCCGAGGACGCGCTGCGCCAAGACGATCTGGCCGAGGCGATCGACAAGCAGGCCGAGGCGATGGAGGCGCTGCGCGACAGTATTCGCAGCCTTGGTGAAGCGTTGGCGCAGGGCGAACAAGGTACCCCCGGTCAACAGGGCCAGTCGCAAGAGAATTTCGCCGGTGGTGGCGGGCGCCAGTCGGATCCTCTGGGACGTAATCTGAACGGCAGGCCGGGGGTGGATGACGATATGTTGCAGGGCGAGGATGTCTATCGCCGCGCGCGCGATCTTTTGGATGAGATTCGTCGACGCACGGGCGATCAGAGCCGCCCCGAGCCTGAGCGCAACTATCTCGAACGGCTGCTTGATCGGTTCTGA